One window of the Chryseobacterium shigense genome contains the following:
- the clpX gene encoding ATP-dependent Clp protease ATP-binding subunit ClpX, with protein MNSNQCSFCGRKRNEVQMLISGQSGFICENCIEQAHVIVKDSVSKTGASPAANIDELKKPKEIKEFLNQYVIGQDQAKKQLSIAVYNHYKRLLHAQDENREVELEKSNIIMIGETGTGKTLLAKTIARELNVPFCIVDATILTEAGYVGEDVESILSRLLMVAEYDVEKAERGIVFIDEIDKIARKSDNPSITRDVSGEGVQQGLLKLLEGSIVNVPPQGGRKHPDQKYIQVNTQNILFIAGGAFDGIKEIIERRMNKQAIGFSSEKINKTDEDEYVLTHINAIDLRSFGLIPELLGRFPIITYLDKLTKETMVRIMKEPKNSIINQFVELFKMDGTNLVFTDGAIEKIVEETIEKGLGARGLRGTTEKVLEDYMFSIGEEKEIVLTEDNIFVNK; from the coding sequence ATGAATTCAAACCAATGTTCTTTCTGCGGCAGAAAAAGAAATGAAGTACAGATGCTTATTTCCGGGCAAAGTGGCTTTATCTGCGAGAATTGTATTGAACAGGCGCATGTTATCGTAAAAGACAGCGTTTCTAAAACAGGGGCTTCTCCTGCAGCCAATATAGACGAGCTTAAGAAACCTAAAGAGATCAAAGAATTTCTTAACCAATATGTAATTGGACAGGATCAGGCAAAAAAACAGCTTTCAATTGCAGTATACAATCATTATAAAAGACTGCTTCATGCTCAGGACGAAAACAGGGAGGTGGAACTGGAAAAATCAAATATCATTATGATAGGCGAAACCGGTACCGGAAAAACCCTTCTGGCAAAAACCATCGCAAGAGAGCTTAATGTTCCGTTCTGTATTGTAGATGCTACTATTCTTACGGAAGCAGGTTATGTGGGGGAAGATGTGGAAAGTATCCTTTCAAGGCTTCTTATGGTTGCCGAATATGATGTGGAAAAAGCAGAAAGAGGAATTGTATTTATTGATGAGATTGATAAAATTGCAAGAAAATCTGATAATCCAAGCATTACAAGAGATGTTTCCGGAGAAGGTGTGCAGCAGGGACTATTGAAACTTCTGGAAGGAAGCATCGTAAATGTGCCGCCTCAGGGAGGCAGAAAACACCCGGATCAGAAATATATTCAGGTAAATACCCAAAATATTCTGTTTATTGCAGGAGGTGCTTTTGACGGGATCAAAGAGATTATTGAAAGAAGAATGAATAAGCAGGCCATTGGATTCAGTTCGGAAAAAATAAACAAAACTGATGAAGATGAATACGTACTGACCCACATCAATGCCATTGATCTTCGTTCTTTCGGATTGATTCCTGAGCTTTTAGGAAGATTCCCGATCATTACTTACTTGGATAAACTTACCAAAGAAACGATGGTAAGAATCATGAAAGAGCCTAAGAATTCCATCATCAATCAGTTTGTGGAGCTTTTCAAGATGGATGGCACGAATTTGGTTTTCACAGACGGTGCTATTGAAAAGATTGTAGAAGAAACCATCGAAAAAGGATTAGGGGCCAGAGGCTTGAGGGGAACAACGGAAAAAGTACTGGAAGACTATATGTTTTCAATAGGTGAAGAGAAAGAAATCGTATTAACGGAGGATAATATTTTTGTTAATAAATAA
- the greA gene encoding transcription elongation factor GreA: protein MASYVTKAGQEKMKAELEQLETVERPKITQQIAEARDKGDLSENAEYDAAKEAQGMLEMRISKLKDVIANSKIIDESQLDTSKVSILTTVKLKNNATNQEQVFTLVPDNESDLKTGKISVNTPIAKGLLGKVIGETADITLPNGNKLSFEVLDITL, encoded by the coding sequence ATGGCAAGCTATGTAACAAAGGCGGGGCAAGAAAAAATGAAAGCTGAGCTGGAACAGTTGGAAACTGTAGAAAGACCAAAAATCACCCAGCAGATTGCAGAAGCGAGAGATAAAGGAGATTTATCTGAAAATGCTGAATATGATGCTGCTAAAGAAGCTCAGGGTATGCTTGAAATGAGAATTTCCAAGCTTAAAGATGTTATTGCAAATTCCAAGATCATAGATGAAAGTCAGTTAGATACTTCAAAGGTTTCAATCCTTACTACGGTAAAACTTAAAAACAATGCTACTAATCAGGAGCAGGTGTTTACATTAGTGCCGGATAATGAAAGCGACCTTAAAACAGGTAAGATTTCCGTGAATACACCAATCGCAAAAGGATTACTGGGAAAAGTAATTGGCGAAACGGCAGATATTACATTGCCAAACGGGAACAAACTGTCTTTCGAGGTATTAGACATCACTCTATAG
- a CDS encoding peroxiredoxin family protein produces MKKIYILSAVLSAFSLQAQFTVTIQAPAEFKDQDAILYTLNGSKDIIVTKEQSKNNTWTFKYPNHYMGMMKVYFPASNNAVSFVSENKNVSIKMDVQNNKVKDVIYLDEVNDLMSKQQEGSQKKELILPALAQIKEYYKDNTDFGKALKTEIERLAGTSNTIDAAQHPFISYYNTNYNKFLSNSTDQTKKTTPDDIVNFLDKSNDMLESSSLLRPVLVSYLNSGGNTNVTGSVDTLLERLKVETPRGQTVLSELIDIFDAYDMEEYKTKYLTLAKNLKCTITDRLASTLKSNANVEMGALFPNVKFQSPVNTSAKSLHDVKADKKIIVFWSSTCSHCESELPQLLAKYNDLKAKNIQIVGLSLDTDKTSYTQKIAAFPWINDSELRGWNSSYVDTYNVHATPTYFILDANNKIINKPDHVGNVLEYFKLK; encoded by the coding sequence ATGAAAAAGATATATATATTATCTGCAGTATTATCTGCATTTTCTCTGCAGGCTCAGTTTACAGTTACAATTCAGGCTCCGGCAGAATTTAAAGACCAGGACGCTATTCTATATACATTAAACGGTTCAAAAGATATAATCGTTACCAAAGAACAAAGCAAGAATAATACATGGACCTTCAAATATCCAAACCATTATATGGGGATGATGAAGGTATATTTTCCTGCTTCAAATAATGCGGTAAGTTTTGTTTCGGAGAATAAAAATGTTAGCATTAAGATGGATGTTCAGAATAATAAGGTTAAAGATGTTATCTATCTTGATGAAGTTAACGATCTCATGAGTAAGCAGCAGGAAGGTTCTCAGAAGAAAGAACTTATCCTTCCCGCACTCGCACAGATCAAAGAATATTATAAGGACAATACAGACTTCGGTAAAGCCCTTAAAACTGAAATAGAAAGACTGGCCGGAACGAGTAACACTATTGATGCGGCCCAGCATCCGTTTATTTCTTATTATAATACCAATTACAATAAGTTTTTGTCTAATTCAACCGATCAGACTAAAAAGACTACCCCGGATGACATTGTTAACTTCCTGGATAAATCCAATGATATGCTTGAGTCTTCTTCACTTTTAAGACCGGTGTTGGTCTCATATCTTAACTCAGGAGGGAATACCAATGTTACTGGTTCTGTAGACACCCTTTTAGAGCGCTTAAAGGTTGAAACTCCAAGGGGGCAGACCGTTTTATCAGAGCTTATTGATATCTTTGATGCCTATGACATGGAAGAGTACAAAACCAAGTATCTTACACTTGCAAAGAATCTTAAATGTACCATCACTGACAGGCTTGCATCCACTTTAAAATCCAATGCCAATGTTGAAATGGGAGCACTATTCCCTAACGTTAAATTCCAGTCTCCGGTAAATACATCTGCAAAATCACTGCACGATGTAAAGGCTGATAAAAAGATCATTGTTTTCTGGTCGTCCACATGCTCACATTGCGAAAGTGAACTGCCTCAGCTTTTAGCGAAGTATAATGATTTAAAGGCAAAAAATATACAGATTGTAGGTTTATCTTTAGATACGGACAAAACTTCCTACACACAAAAGATAGCTGCTTTTCCCTGGATCAATGACTCCGAATTAAGAGGATGGAACAGCAGTTATGTAGATACCTATAATGTTCATGCAACACCTACGTATTTTATTTTAGATGCTAACAATAAGATAATCAATAAACCAGACCACGTGGGCAATGTTTTGGAATATTTTAAGTTGAAATAA
- a CDS encoding T9SS type A sorting domain-containing protein has product MRKSLFAIGLLAISYSVQAQILCHVDTNANMYVSEGTLVYSGGGVQTRDNGILDVHGNVMIAGVTGDVIKTISGAGAGSPKTNGGNIILRLNTPGNTDDASTYGQLYVNGLSQTDITGIVSKEFRTKKHGTGNYYQQVGMPFFGKALSTLSTELGKTFGTVRRSRNEILTMNNLAAVADFTDLSVPTSDPSGYFMLGSSNDNLDVSSAMHTINGRPYATLAAPVTLQNGGNVNFGTNGNATNGYNERYNTYLQDQFESSASLWLNSYGKNIYQFGNPFLTNIDLSRIGYPEPVSGGVSDGNNISNIWGVRYDPGTVVVGSQGNAYSTGALITTYDATTKIPVGDVSVMIKPMQTFVLKLRSNVPQTLDFNTLRRFKSVSRAETVGYDVNAARNGAKVTEGTIKQLGVIGLDASGKEIARTYYVVSPSAVTGHQTSVATTVQATAGSNIIGTFEEALNGGYDTNYTGQYWLYINEANENNFKGKNVKLVNYDTGKVKSYKFEIRENGELVPAGTHLLSAGVGFYYKASNGTLQPATQDGIAPNAVASYDLYYGEPSNVVLGTKDTTAPSRTLVVYNPAVSNYIVRFDPNWKKADIEVYDMSGKLVISKKAVDASRDFVIELDGAVKNSYVVKIVSDKGETVNTKILK; this is encoded by the coding sequence ATGAGAAAAAGTTTATTTGCTATAGGTCTTTTAGCAATTAGTTACTCTGTTCAGGCGCAGATACTATGTCATGTTGACACTAATGCTAATATGTATGTGAGCGAAGGCACCCTCGTCTACAGTGGTGGAGGTGTACAGACAAGAGATAATGGTATCCTTGACGTTCACGGTAATGTAATGATCGCAGGTGTTACCGGAGATGTTATTAAAACAATTTCTGGAGCGGGAGCGGGTAGTCCTAAAACTAATGGTGGAAACATCATTTTAAGGCTTAATACTCCTGGAAATACTGACGACGCATCTACTTACGGGCAGTTATATGTTAATGGTTTAAGTCAAACCGACATTACTGGAATCGTAAGTAAAGAATTCAGAACCAAGAAACATGGTACTGGAAATTACTATCAACAAGTTGGTATGCCTTTCTTTGGTAAAGCCTTAAGTACATTATCCACTGAATTGGGTAAAACATTCGGAACGGTAAGAAGAAGCAGGAATGAAATCTTAACCATGAACAACTTGGCAGCTGTAGCTGATTTTACAGATTTAAGTGTTCCTACAAGTGATCCTTCCGGGTATTTTATGCTTGGGTCTAGTAATGACAATTTAGACGTAAGTAGTGCTATGCATACTATTAATGGCCGCCCTTATGCTACATTGGCAGCTCCTGTAACTCTTCAAAATGGAGGGAATGTTAACTTTGGGACCAATGGTAATGCTACTAACGGGTATAATGAAAGATATAACACTTATCTTCAGGATCAGTTCGAAAGTTCAGCCTCTCTTTGGTTGAATTCTTATGGTAAAAATATTTACCAGTTTGGAAATCCTTTCTTAACGAATATCGACTTATCGAGAATAGGATATCCAGAACCGGTGTCCGGAGGAGTTAGTGATGGTAATAATATTAGTAACATTTGGGGTGTAAGGTATGATCCGGGAACTGTAGTTGTAGGCTCGCAAGGGAATGCTTACAGTACTGGGGCACTGATTACTACTTATGATGCAACGACAAAAATTCCTGTTGGTGATGTAAGTGTAATGATTAAACCAATGCAGACTTTTGTATTGAAATTAAGATCAAATGTACCTCAAACATTGGATTTTAATACTCTTAGAAGATTCAAAAGTGTCTCAAGAGCAGAAACTGTTGGTTACGATGTTAATGCTGCAAGGAATGGTGCAAAAGTTACTGAAGGCACAATAAAACAGCTTGGAGTAATTGGTTTAGATGCCAGCGGAAAAGAGATTGCAAGAACATATTATGTAGTATCACCGAGTGCTGTTACTGGTCACCAGACTTCTGTAGCAACTACAGTTCAGGCAACGGCAGGAAGTAACATTATCGGTACATTTGAAGAAGCTTTGAATGGTGGTTATGATACAAACTACACAGGTCAATATTGGTTATATATTAATGAAGCCAATGAAAATAACTTTAAAGGTAAGAACGTTAAACTGGTAAATTACGATACCGGTAAAGTAAAATCATATAAATTTGAAATCAGAGAAAACGGAGAGCTGGTTCCAGCAGGAACTCATTTGTTATCCGCAGGTGTAGGTTTCTACTATAAAGCATCAAATGGTACTTTGCAGCCGGCAACACAAGACGGAATTGCACCTAACGCTGTTGCTTCTTATGATTTATATTATGGCGAACCAAGCAATGTAGTACTGGGAACAAAAGATACAACAGCACCTTCAAGAACGTTGGTGGTGTACAATCCAGCGGTTAGTAACTATATTGTTAGATTTGATCCAAACTGGAAAAAGGCAGATATTGAAGTTTATGATATGAGCGGTAAACTGGTTATTTCTAAAAAGGCAGTTGATGCATCTAGGGATTTTGTAATAGAGCTTGATGGAGCTGTAAAAAATTCTTATGTTGTAAAAATTGTTTCTGATAAAGGAGAAACCGTTAACACTAAAATCTTAAAATAA
- the dtd gene encoding D-aminoacyl-tRNA deacylase codes for MKIVIQRVSEAYVKVDGKIVGEIGKGLMLLTGIDENDEKSDADWLVQKILNLRIFGDEDDKLNLSVTDIAGEILCISQFTLIADYKKGNRPSFIKAAKPDKAIPLFEYFKEELAKSGLKTESGIFGADMKVSLINDGPVTIVMDSITKS; via the coding sequence ATGAAGATTGTTATACAAAGAGTTTCCGAAGCCTATGTAAAAGTAGACGGAAAAATTGTAGGGGAAATCGGAAAAGGGCTAATGCTGTTGACAGGAATTGATGAAAATGACGAAAAATCTGATGCAGACTGGCTTGTTCAGAAAATCTTAAATCTGAGAATATTCGGTGATGAAGATGATAAACTTAATCTTTCCGTAACAGATATTGCGGGAGAAATTTTATGTATCAGTCAGTTTACCCTCATTGCAGATTATAAAAAAGGCAACCGCCCCTCTTTCATCAAAGCGGCAAAACCGGACAAAGCCATTCCTCTTTTCGAATATTTTAAAGAAGAGCTGGCTAAATCAGGATTAAAAACAGAAAGCGGAATTTTTGGCGCAGATATGAAAGTCTCCCTGATCAATGATGGTCCTGTAACAATTGTGATGGATTCAATCACAAAAAGCTGA
- a CDS encoding signal peptidase encodes MKTINKLVLALFFFGTLLVKADDEIPPVPGGGNTGVVGPGGPASPIDMYVYLLSIVAIAFIMYYTKKLKSQKA; translated from the coding sequence ATGAAAACTATTAATAAACTAGTACTTGCTCTTTTCTTTTTCGGAACACTTCTAGTCAAAGCAGATGATGAAATACCACCAGTACCAGGAGGAGGAAACACCGGCGTTGTAGGACCTGGAGGACCTGCATCACCTATTGATATGTATGTTTATCTGCTATCGATTGTTGCAATTGCATTTATTATGTACTATACAAAAAAATTGAAGAGCCAAAAAGCCTAA
- a CDS encoding HIT family protein gives MSSIFTKIINGEIPSYKIAEDENFIAFLDAMPLVKGHTLVIPKKEVDLIFDLESEEYKNLWGFAQKVAKKVKNAVPCIRVGVAVVGLEVPHAHIHLIPLNKMEDMNFRNERLKLTDEEYKEIQNSIINS, from the coding sequence ATGAGCAGTATATTCACGAAGATTATTAACGGTGAAATCCCCTCATATAAAATTGCTGAGGACGAGAATTTTATAGCATTTCTTGATGCTATGCCTTTGGTAAAAGGACATACACTGGTAATTCCTAAAAAAGAAGTTGATCTGATCTTTGATCTGGAAAGCGAAGAATATAAAAATCTTTGGGGATTTGCCCAGAAGGTTGCCAAAAAGGTTAAAAATGCAGTACCCTGTATAAGAGTGGGGGTAGCTGTAGTAGGACTTGAAGTTCCTCATGCACACATCCATCTTATTCCTTTAAACAAGATGGAAGATATGAACTTCAGAAATGAAAGACTGAAATTAACAGACGAAGAATATAAAGAGATCCAAAACTCAATTATTAATTCTTAA